In Magnolia sinica isolate HGM2019 chromosome 12, MsV1, whole genome shotgun sequence, a single genomic region encodes these proteins:
- the LOC131221420 gene encoding uncharacterized protein LOC131221420 yields MESGDQNLNPSINICQNDYYEKYEPIWKDLYHIIKGDYDRAAYVMVLVFSSILLFAIVAFFGSYKRRSRNKLLKGALWAAYFLPFYVISNTLGLMQSPPYHNQMYAIWAVLFLLVHGCTNTTIYSIQDNQQGKRGALQEIILLYLAFWLYYLHHNERVFECPLLVILVVTAIKFAARMIIVNSRYSPSLELKRTTKLLSDYYMRCDKDNNSAADSVHMKGCDEDNSSEADSVYMKGCKYLVMGEEKMEMANKGKWDKDRIVTVEKIWDCRQMPLLSERGDRDGHLKDMCLSFALFKMLVLRFRRYPLHESHLPKTWNFVRYGLLSKNDHERAFRVIEVELSFLYDYFYSVLPVIFNDRRSFFTKTVLYVISKILVLGASIWIAIPLISYAPPAREFLDLKYCKINVDLKNDCYMRGEKWADKFCKKFLVYPPTHADVLGTCVVIGMFLVMQILQFLSVVFSNWTKVWLVCQYVRKCFLQKSKLWEGVLVFFCHPPLMRSKHWRNKMSQYFLLSSFNYRPTRCCFLCHVFIDKRRRGQKASDSVELSTHVKKAVIDTLIVNGRRLTNGVSSLRKNEVEAKLSWACSFDSNTYTIFVWHVATSFCVMEHDAECKKKEKDSGKVERDRAVATSISGYCAYLVAFAPSLLPDHPDDTELLFDATISDTRKLLKKCRKGLYQKLKDMENGESIVEMGVKLGKQLLSLPDEGQKWKVLAEFWAEMILFLAPSDNEMAHAESLANGGEFITHLWALLTHAGILKRNSDQLDVENPPGASSSQ; encoded by the coding sequence ATGGAGTCGGGTGACCAAAATCTGAACCCGTCGATCAATATTTGCCAAAACGATTATTATGAAAAATACGAACCTATCTGGAAAGATCTCTATCACATCATTAAGGGTGATTATGACAGAGCGGCATATGTCATGGTACTTGTCTTCTCCAGCATTTTGCTATTCGCCATCGTCGCCTTCTTTGGCTCATACAAGCGTCGTTCGCGCAACAAGTTGCTCAAGGGGGCCCTATGGGCTGCCTACTTTCTTCCCTTCTACGTCATATCAAACACCCTTGGACTGATGCAATCACCACCGTACCATAATCAGATGTATGCAATCTGGGCCGTGCTTTTCCTCCTCGTTCACGGATGCACCAACACCACGATTTACAGCATCCAAGATAACCAGCAAGGAAAGAGAGGCGCCTTGCAGGAAATCATTCTCCTCTATTTGGCTTTTTGGTTGTATTATCTGCATCATAATGAAAGAGTGTTTGAATGCCCACTTCTAGTGATTCTGGTAGTTACCGCCATCAAGTTTGCTGCTCGAATGATAATAGTAAACTCTAGGTACTCACCATCACTTGAGTTAAAAAGGACAACTAAACTACTTTCCGACTACTACATGCGATGCGACAAAGACAACAACAGCGCGGCAGATTCCGTCCACATGAAAGGATGCGACGAAGACAACAGCAGCGAGGCAGATTCCGTCTACATGAAAGGATGCAAGTATTTGGTCATGGGAGAAGAGAAAATGGAAATGGCAAACAAAGGGAAATGGGACAAGGATAGAATTGTCACTGTCGAGAAGATATGGGACTGCCGACAGATGCCACTTCTCTCCGAAAGAGGTGATCGAGATGGTCATTTGAAAGACATGTGCCTCTCATTTGCCTTGTTCAAGATGCTCGTACTTCGATTCAGGAGATACCCTTTGCATGAATCTCATCTTCCGAAGACTTGGAACTTCGTACGGTATGGGCTCCTCTCAAAGAATGATCACGAAAGAGCCTTTCGAGTCATCGAAGTAGAGCTATCATTCCTTTATGATTACTTCTACTCTGTGTTGCCAGTAATATTTAATGATAGGAGGTCATTCTTCACTAAGACTGTACTCTATGTGATCTCAAAAATCCTTGTGTTGGGAGCTAGTATTTGGATTGCAATACCTCTTATCAGTTACGCACCACCTGCCCGAGAATTTCTCGACTTAAAATACTGCAAAATAAATGTTGATTTGAAGAACGATTGTTACATGAGAGGTGAAAAATGGGCAGACAAATTCTGTAAAAAATTTCTGGTATATCCACCTACCCATGCAGATGTTTTGGGCACCTGTGTGGTGATAGGCATGTTCCTCGTAATGCAGATTTTGCAATTCCTCAGTGTTGTTTTTTCAAATTGGACCAAGGTATGGTTGGTGTGCCAATATGTCCGGAAGTGCTTCTTGCAAAAGAGTAAGCTGTGGGAGGGAGTGCTGGTGTTCTTTTGTCATCCTCCGCTTATGAGATCGAAACATTGGAGAAACAAAATGAGTCAgtactttcttctttcttctttcaatTACCGCCCTACACGATGCTGCTTTCTGTGTCATGTTTTTATAGATAAGCGTAGGAGAGGGCAGAAAGCCAGTGACTCTGTAGAACTGTCTACGCATGTGAAGAAAGCTGTTATTGATACATTGATAGTTAATGGCCGTCGATTGACAAATGGGGTGTCTTCTTTGCGGAAAAACGAGGTAGAAGCAAAGCTCTCTTGGGCATGCAGCTTCGATTCAAACACATACACCATCTTTGTTTGGCACGTCGCTACCTCCTTTTGTGTCATGGAGCACGATGCCGAgtgcaagaaaaaggaaaaggattCAGGTAAGGTAGAACGAGATCGTGCTGTCGCCACCAGCATATCTGGATATTGTGCCTACCTGGTAGCTTTCGCTCCATCGTTGTTGCCTGATCATCCTGATGATACTGAATTATTATTTGATGCAACAATATCAGACACGAGAAAATTACTTAAAAAATGCAGAAAAGGGTTGTACCAGAAGTTGAAGGACATGGAAAATGGGGAAAGCATTGTAGAAATGGGCGTCAAACTTGGGAAGCAACTGTTGTCACTACCAGATGAAGGGCAAAAATGGAAGGTATTGGCAGAATTTTGGGCAGAGATGATATTGTTCCTTGCTCCATCGGATAATGAAATGGCCCATGCCGAAAGTCTAGCCAACGGTGGAGAATTCATCACACATTTGTGGGCTTTGCTTACTCATGCAGGAATCCTGAAAAGAAACTCCGATCAGCTTGATGTAGAGAACCCTCCTGGAGCTTCTTCCAGTCAATAG